DNA sequence from the Malus sylvestris chromosome 10, drMalSylv7.2, whole genome shotgun sequence genome:
CAACAAAAACGGGTCAATTATATTCAAACCGGTCGGCAACCCGTTTTGGGTTAAACACCTCCCCCTGGAATCGTCTTTCAATTTGGGGGTTCTAAACTCCCGCCTCCCTCTCGCCGCCGTCTGCAATGGTGGAAATCAACGAGCTCGCGTTCCCAGAGGACGAAGAAGGAAGCAGAGTGTTTAGGCAGCTGAAAGCATACTGCTTTGAGCTTCTAGCTTCTCCAAAACCCCAAGAAGCACTCCTCTGCTCTCTCGTCTCTGCACCATTTTCTTCGCCAGTCTCCGCCTCATGCTCTCCAGCCATCCTTCGAGTAAGCACTTGAACCTCTCTGTAAATTTTGCTTCTTTGCCTTAAATTGCATTATTTATATGTGTGTATACTTGTACTTgtgtatatgaatatatatgtatataggtGTCGTTATATATGCTTGCATGTATAGGTATATTACACTAGGGGTGAGCTTTGAGGGTTGGAATTGGACGAAGCATTCGTAACTTGATCGAGTTGTTgccttaataatttttaattaaagagtGAATCCTTGTGTCTTTAAGTTTTAGTGATCGGTGCAATGTTCGAAGGTCGGGGGAATTGGTAGAGTGGAAGGTATTGGGTTGAATTATGTTAAAAAGAAACCAAAGTCCTCACCCCGATTGCACAGAACTTCGTGTTGGTGTGGTTGAGCTATACTTGTTGGGTTAGTGTACACAAAGtcaaattgtttttgagtttctgGTATTGAAATTTGTTAAGTACTATATTGTGATATGATCCGAGGTGGCGGAGGAGCAAATTTTTCACTTTTCCATTAGTGGACTCAGTGTCCCATTGTTCAAAGTCACAGTGAATGGTGGGTTCAACATTAAAGTTCCTAGTGATCCACACCCAAGGAAACATAGTTTCATCACTTATGCTTGTCGTACAAATTTGTAAAAGAATTTTGAAATGTGAGTGTGTAAGTACGTATACATCAGCAAGCATTATTTCCTTGACATCGTTTTTTCTCTTTCTGCTACACGCTGTTTCTGTTGCTGCGTCTATTGGATGCAGCTGTTGACTTGACTGTAGAACCTCAAAGAAGCTTGGTTCTGAAGAAAAACTTGTGACTCATAAGGTCCTAAAAATGCCTCACAAAGTGAGCGATAGTGTTGCTGAATGTTGCTTCAGTGCCTGGAAGAACTGCTCAAGAAGTGTCGTTTTGGATCTATAGATCAGGTAAGTTCAAAGTTGGCTGCCAAAGAAATGGCATGGTTTTTCCATTAGttcaaaattgttttgtatgtTGTATTAGTTAGTTTGTTCCTGTGAATTGTTGTCCCAGAAGGCAGTCTTCACATTTGAAGCACAATAATATCCTTTGCGGTTGGTTGTAGTACTGAAGAAGTTGACTTATGGGGCTTTGGTTTCTCCATCTGACGCATCAGAAGAGTTTCGTGAAGgaatttttaagtgttttggggGAACTGCTTCTGAATTTACTTCCATGCTTTGATGATTCTTGTGCATGTAAACAAATATTTGGTGTGCTTATGCTTTTAGAATACAGAGACATGAAAGCTCCACTCAGTAGAACTTGAAAAGTATGATTCAGAACCAGATGAATGTTTGCTTGCATTTCTATAGTCAAAGATTGCTTCTGCAAGTGTTGGACACTGGCTATCACTTCTTTTCAAAGTATGTTAAGTTGTGACAGTTGATTATTCTAtaacattaatttttcttatgttACTCCTTTGTGGTTTTATGAATAGGGTGCAGATAATGAGGCTGCACAAGGACATCTAGGTAATGTAAAGCTTCGCATTGAAACCTTTACGACGCTACGTGTGCTTGTTGGTAAGGTAATCTTGTGAAATCATGTAGGTTCTAACTTTTATGGCAATGATTCATTAAATTTGACTTTGGGTTTCTTTGTTTCTTCCCCTCCTTCATTTCACAAAGTTCTGATCATGAGAAAAGCTTAAATACTATCTTTGACACTTTATGAATCAATTGGTGTACTGAATAAGAATCAAATTATGCCAGTGGTGCGTGATCATTCTTTCCCTAACCTATTTTCCTTAGTCGGGCATAGGCGTGTTTTACTTACTCTATTCCTTTTGTGACTTGGATGACTCTGTTGTTGGCGGCTTGATGTGCTTTAAGCTCTTAACCAAGAATTTGTTAACGGATGAGAGTGATCTGATTTTGTGGATCCTTTTAATGCACTACTATTGTTGCATGTCGGTTTGCAGGCTGTTGGAAGATGTTTATGCTTGGTGAGCAATGTAGTGCAAATTTGTGGGGGAGGTTTCTTTTCACAACGCTTCCGCACTGACGGCTCCCACTTCTGGAAACTTCTACCCACTGCCCCATTCCACAGAAACCCCAAATTGAAAGAGGAAAGAATCCCTCTGCAACTTCCTTACAGAAGCAGAGTCCATGGCTGAAACTTCTAATCTGAAAGTCCAGGTTGCGGTGCTCAACATGGCATCACCCCCCACGGCCGGCATGCCTGAAATCTCCGAAATTCTTCTCCCTTCCTCTTCTCCGAAAGAGCACCTTTACGTACAGTATGGAGGGCAGAGTTATGGTTTCGATATTAACTTAGATTCTGTAGAAATCTAATTGTGTGAAATATTAATTAGTGGATAAACAGATGTGTTATAATTGTGTGAGATATTAATTACACTAAAATTAAGACCCTTTTCAGGTGTGCAAGTTGAATTCTATCAATTGGTGGATAAACATTTCTACACATGCGTCGAAATGGTTGAAGGAAATACAAATATTACAGACAAACCAACTACATatcagaaataaaagaaactaaaaagtTTAGAAATAAAAAGCGGCCAGCAAAAACCCgaactcaaaacaaaattaaaaaactcgAACCCAAGAATAAAATCATCATGCAACagaattttggaaagaaaacaagaacTGAAAATCCACACTAATCGCACCCACGAATAAAACCTACCATCAAAATACAAATTAAAAGAACTCAATCCCTAATGAAAGtttaaataaacaaaagataaaagatgaaaag
Encoded proteins:
- the LOC126584872 gene encoding uncharacterized protein LOC126584872 — encoded protein: MLLQCLEELLKKCRFGSIDQGADNEAAQGHLGNVKLRIETFTTLRVLVGKAVGRCLCLVSNVVQICGGGFFSQRFRTDGSHFWKLLPTAPFHRNPKLKEERIPLQLPYRSRVHG